A portion of the Paucilactobacillus hokkaidonensis JCM 18461 genome contains these proteins:
- the purB gene encoding adenylosuccinate lyase, whose translation MIERYTRPEMGKIWSLENRYQAWLQVEIAATNAWAKQGEVPVADAKKIREKASFTTQRVGEIEAQTHHDVVAFTRTVSESLGAEKKWVHYGLTSTDVVDTANGVILKQADAIIKADLLALKDVIETQAKKYKSTVMMGRTHGVHAEPTTFGLKIARWYAEIERDIERFDHAANGVESGKISGAVGTYANVPPEIEHGVMQELGLNRQPITSQILPRDLHAEYVATLGLIATSLEEFATEIRSLQRSEIREVEEHFSAGQKGSSAMPHKRNPIGSENICGLARVVRGHVQTAYEDIPLWHERDISHSSAERIILPDTTILIDYMLHRFTNILANLTVFPETMKKNMDRTYGLIYSQRVLLKLIETGLSREEAYDLVQSLTAKSWDEQVHFKQLVLDNAAINARLTKAEIEDAFDYRYHLRYVDQIFKQVFNGK comes from the coding sequence ATGATTGAACGCTATACAAGACCTGAAATGGGAAAAATTTGGTCACTTGAGAATCGGTATCAAGCCTGGCTTCAAGTCGAGATTGCGGCAACTAACGCATGGGCCAAACAAGGCGAAGTGCCGGTGGCTGATGCAAAAAAAATTCGCGAGAAGGCTTCGTTTACGACGCAACGAGTTGGTGAAATTGAAGCACAGACCCATCACGATGTGGTTGCATTTACTAGGACTGTTTCGGAATCGTTGGGTGCAGAAAAAAAGTGGGTTCATTACGGTTTAACTAGCACAGATGTTGTTGATACCGCTAACGGCGTTATTTTAAAACAGGCCGATGCAATTATTAAAGCCGATTTATTGGCACTAAAAGATGTCATTGAAACTCAAGCTAAAAAATACAAATCTACTGTAATGATGGGTCGGACACATGGAGTGCATGCCGAACCAACTACTTTTGGATTAAAAATTGCTCGTTGGTATGCAGAAATCGAACGTGATATTGAACGCTTTGACCATGCAGCTAATGGAGTTGAATCAGGAAAAATTAGTGGGGCAGTTGGAACTTATGCCAATGTTCCACCTGAAATTGAGCATGGCGTCATGCAAGAATTAGGCTTGAATCGACAACCAATTACGAGCCAAATTTTACCACGTGATTTACATGCTGAATATGTCGCAACATTGGGATTAATTGCTACTAGCTTAGAGGAATTTGCTACCGAAATTCGGTCATTGCAACGTTCTGAAATTCGCGAAGTTGAGGAACATTTTAGTGCTGGGCAAAAGGGATCTTCTGCAATGCCGCATAAACGTAATCCGATTGGGTCAGAAAATATTTGTGGCTTAGCACGAGTAGTCCGTGGGCACGTGCAAACAGCTTATGAAGATATTCCATTATGGCATGAGCGTGATATTTCACACTCATCGGCTGAGCGGATTATTTTACCAGATACAACGATCTTGATCGATTATATGTTGCATCGTTTCACTAATATTTTAGCTAATCTAACTGTTTTTCCAGAAACAATGAAGAAAAATATGGATAGAACATACGGCTTGATTTACAGTCAGCGAGTATTGTTGAAGTTGATTGAAACAGGTTTATCTCGAGAAGAAGCATATGATTTGGTCCAATCGTTAACGGCTAAATCATGGGATGAGCAGGTGCATTTTAAGCAACTGGTGCTTGATAATGCTGCAATTAATGCTCGACTGACAAAAGCAGAAATTGAAGATGCATTTGATTACCGCTATCATCTGCGATATGTTGATCAAATTTTTAAGCAAGTTTTTAATGGCAAATAA
- a CDS encoding adenylosuccinate synthase, with protein MTAVAIVGSQWGDEGKGKMTDYLSQAADVIVRYQGGNNAGHTIVFGGQTYKLHLIPSGIFFSDKLSVIGNGVVINPQAAIEELGYLKKRGIDVSGLRISSRAHVILPYHVLLDECQEQAKGDEKVGTTNKGIGPAYMDKAARVGIRMADLLEKETFATKLRQNLIEKNQLFEKIYDRDALKFDDIFEKYFEYGQELKQYVTDTSVVVNDALDRGEHVLFEGAQGVMLDVDHGTYPYVTSSNPIAGGVTTGVGIGPNRLDTIVGICKAYSTRVGDGPFPTELTDATGDYIRETGHEYGTVTKRPRRIGWFDSVAMRHAKRVSGLTYLSLNLLDVLTGIKTLKICTSYEINGKQIDYYPASLKELAACKPVYEKLPGWDEDITGITKFSDLPINAQKYLRRLSELVEVPLATVSVGPDRLQTLILIDPWGQKEAVTQ; from the coding sequence ATGACAGCAGTTGCAATAGTTGGAAGTCAATGGGGCGATGAAGGTAAAGGGAAAATGACTGATTACCTGAGTCAAGCAGCAGATGTGATCGTTCGATACCAGGGCGGTAATAACGCCGGTCATACAATTGTGTTTGGTGGCCAGACATATAAATTACATTTGATTCCATCCGGGATCTTTTTTTCTGATAAGCTTAGTGTTATTGGTAATGGAGTGGTAATCAATCCACAGGCAGCAATTGAAGAACTAGGATACTTAAAAAAACGCGGTATTGATGTGTCGGGTCTACGAATTTCAAGTCGTGCGCATGTTATTTTACCGTATCACGTTTTATTAGATGAGTGTCAAGAACAAGCTAAGGGCGATGAAAAAGTTGGGACAACTAATAAGGGAATTGGACCAGCATACATGGATAAGGCTGCCCGAGTCGGGATTCGAATGGCCGATTTATTAGAAAAGGAAACTTTTGCAACTAAGTTACGTCAAAATTTAATTGAGAAGAATCAATTATTTGAAAAAATATATGATCGAGATGCATTAAAATTTGACGATATTTTTGAAAAGTATTTTGAATATGGTCAAGAACTAAAACAGTATGTAACAGATACATCAGTAGTTGTTAACGATGCGTTAGATCGGGGCGAGCACGTCTTATTTGAAGGTGCCCAAGGTGTGATGTTAGATGTTGATCATGGTACGTATCCATATGTCACCTCTTCCAACCCGATTGCAGGCGGGGTAACAACTGGAGTTGGAATTGGACCCAATCGATTGGATACAATTGTTGGAATTTGCAAGGCATATTCAACTCGTGTGGGTGATGGACCCTTTCCAACGGAGCTAACTGACGCGACTGGTGACTATATTCGTGAAACCGGGCATGAATATGGCACCGTTACAAAACGGCCTCGGCGAATTGGTTGGTTTGACAGTGTTGCGATGCGGCATGCTAAACGTGTCTCAGGTTTAACTTACTTAAGCTTAAATTTATTAGATGTTTTAACCGGTATCAAGACGCTTAAAATTTGTACGTCATATGAAATTAATGGCAAACAAATTGATTATTATCCAGCAAGCCTCAAAGAATTGGCTGCTTGTAAACCTGTCTACGAAAAATTACCTGGCTGGGATGAAGATATTACCGGGATTACTAAATTTTCTGATTTACCAATTAATGCACAGAAGTATTTGCGACGGTTAAGCGAGTTAGTTGAAGTACCATTAGCAACTGTTTCAGTTGGACCAGATCGACTACAGACGTTGATTTTAATCGATCCATGGGGTCAAAAGGAGGCTGTTACTCAATGA
- a CDS encoding GMP reductase, translating into MDTFDYDDIQLIPSKCIINSRSDADTSVQFGPHRFKIPVVPANMESVIDEPLAIWLAQNDYFYVMHRFQPEKRVAFVRHLQEKGLFASISVGIKDSEYEFINDLVAAALTPEYITIDVAHGHSDYVIKMIKFIKNKLPESFVIAGNVATPEAVRELENAGADATKVGVGPGKACITKLKTGFGTGGWQLAALRWCSKAARKPLIADGGIRNNGDITKSVRFGASMVMIGSMLAGHQESPGNLIKIDDKNYKQYWGSASETQKQAYRNVEGKQMLVPYRGSIQDTLTEMREDLQSSISYAGGKDLESIRKVDYVIVKNSIMNGD; encoded by the coding sequence ATGGATACTTTTGATTACGATGACATTCAACTTATTCCCAGTAAATGTATTATTAATAGCCGTAGTGACGCCGATACCAGCGTCCAGTTTGGTCCTCACCGTTTTAAAATCCCAGTAGTTCCTGCCAACATGGAGAGCGTTATTGACGAACCATTAGCAATTTGGTTAGCTCAAAATGATTATTTTTATGTTATGCACCGGTTCCAGCCAGAAAAACGAGTCGCCTTTGTTCGTCATTTACAAGAAAAAGGATTGTTTGCTTCAATTTCAGTTGGAATTAAGGATAGTGAATACGAATTTATCAATGATTTAGTTGCGGCCGCTCTAACGCCAGAATACATCACCATTGATGTGGCTCATGGTCACTCCGATTATGTCATTAAAATGATTAAATTTATCAAGAATAAATTACCAGAATCCTTTGTGATTGCTGGCAATGTGGCCACCCCTGAAGCCGTTCGTGAATTGGAAAATGCTGGTGCTGATGCTACTAAAGTTGGCGTGGGTCCAGGTAAGGCTTGTATCACAAAGCTAAAAACTGGTTTTGGTACCGGTGGTTGGCAATTAGCCGCGCTTAGATGGTGCAGCAAAGCCGCTCGTAAACCGCTAATTGCTGACGGTGGCATTCGTAATAATGGTGATATTACTAAATCCGTCCGCTTTGGCGCTTCGATGGTCATGATCGGTTCCATGTTGGCTGGTCATCAAGAATCACCCGGCAACTTAATCAAAATTGACGACAAAAATTATAAACAGTACTGGGGTTCCGCATCTGAAACTCAAAAACAAGCTTACCGCAACGTTGAAGGTAAACAAATGTTAGTTCCCTATCGTGGTTCGATTCAAGATACATTAACTGAAATGCGTGAAGACTTACAATCGTCAATTTCATATGCCGGCGGTAAAGACTTAGAATCTATTCGTAAAGTTGACTATGTAATTGTAAAAAATTCAATTATGAATGGTGACTAA